A window of the Candidatus Hydrogenedentota bacterium genome harbors these coding sequences:
- a CDS encoding carbohydrate kinase, translated as MKHYDMLILGAVSKDIIITPEGVEHSVGGAVVYSSVAVRRLGADILAVTKLNPADLGALEVFERHGVPHQFRESPQTTSIRNTYHTADRDRRTCEALGMVDPFGMDDVPGDATAGVWYLGGLMRGEFPEAFVLEMCQRGRVAIDAQGFMRVNEGGPMVFRDWDNKREVIAAVHYLKTDAAEAETLTGESDRMRALEILSSWGAREVMLTHSTEVLVCAEGEVHAAPFTARNLSGRTGRGDTCFASYCYWRQHHTPAEACRFAAAVTSRKMEKPGPFTGSVEDVAG; from the coding sequence ATGAAGCATTACGACATGCTGATACTCGGCGCGGTGTCGAAGGACATCATCATCACGCCGGAGGGTGTGGAGCATTCGGTCGGGGGGGCGGTGGTGTACTCCTCGGTGGCGGTGCGGCGTCTGGGCGCGGACATCCTGGCGGTGACCAAGCTGAACCCCGCCGACCTGGGGGCGCTGGAGGTGTTTGAACGGCACGGCGTGCCCCACCAGTTCCGGGAGTCCCCGCAGACCACCTCGATCCGGAACACCTACCACACGGCGGACCGGGACCGGCGCACCTGCGAGGCCCTGGGCATGGTGGACCCCTTCGGCATGGACGACGTGCCCGGGGATGCCACTGCGGGCGTGTGGTACCTTGGCGGGCTGATGCGGGGCGAGTTCCCCGAGGCATTCGTGCTGGAGATGTGCCAACGGGGCCGGGTCGCCATAGACGCGCAGGGGTTCATGCGGGTGAACGAGGGCGGCCCCATGGTCTTCCGCGACTGGGACAACAAGCGGGAAGTGATCGCCGCCGTCCACTACCTGAAGACCGACGCCGCCGAGGCGGAGACCCTGACAGGGGAGTCCGACCGCATGCGCGCCCTGGAAATCCTGTCGTCCTGGGGCGCGAGAGAGGTCATGCTCACGCACAGCACGGAGGTGCTGGTCTGCGCGGAGGGGGAGGTGCATGCCGCGCCCTTCACGGCGCGGAACCTGTCCGGCCGCACGGGACGCGGGGACACCTGCTTCGCCTCCTACTGCTACTGGCGGCAACACCACACCCCCGCGGAGGCCTGCCGCTTCGCCGCGGCGGTGACCTCGCGCAAGATGGAAAAGCCGGGGCCGTTCACGGGGAGCGTGGAGGACGTGGCGGGGTAG